One Paraburkholderia aromaticivorans DNA segment encodes these proteins:
- a CDS encoding OmpA family protein — MKWLSGWSLSLSVVLLVGCSSASGPTFNAYTVTAADGSRLHQVECHGILEGPATCMKVAQRICHGEPVRAVQRVGRLQPDNDEADVTRRLTFACGDPPDTPAAAASQPLVPVAQTVDQFVLQTDTLFAFGQSSLTSILPGGAVNLEQVVARIKQRTGVQFISVVGHTDRLGPDTVNQPLSLARAQTVREYMIKHGLDGEVIHATGVGSRDSTTQCPESESRAVIACLQPDRRVSIEVRAQ, encoded by the coding sequence ATGAAGTGGCTTTCTGGATGGAGTTTATCGCTGAGCGTGGTTTTGCTTGTCGGATGTTCGAGTGCCTCCGGGCCGACGTTCAATGCGTATACGGTTACGGCGGCGGACGGCTCCAGGCTTCATCAGGTCGAATGTCATGGGATATTGGAAGGACCTGCTACCTGCATGAAGGTGGCCCAGCGGATATGTCACGGAGAACCGGTTCGCGCGGTGCAGAGAGTTGGACGTCTGCAGCCGGATAATGACGAAGCCGATGTCACGCGGCGGCTCACCTTCGCGTGCGGTGACCCGCCGGACACCCCGGCTGCAGCGGCCTCGCAGCCGCTCGTGCCTGTGGCGCAAACGGTTGATCAATTCGTGCTGCAAACCGATACCCTATTTGCTTTCGGGCAGTCGAGCCTGACTTCGATATTGCCGGGCGGGGCGGTCAATCTCGAGCAGGTCGTCGCGCGGATCAAGCAGCGAACGGGTGTTCAGTTCATTTCGGTCGTAGGCCATACCGATCGCCTTGGGCCAGACACGGTCAACCAGCCGTTGTCACTGGCGCGTGCACAGACGGTACGGGAATACATGATCAAGCACGGGCTCGACGGTGAGGTGATTCACGCAACAGGAGTGGGCTCCCGCGATTCAACAACGCAATGTCCGGAGAGCGAGAGCAGGGCAGTCATTGCTTGCCTGCAACCGGACAGGCGGGTCTCCATCGAAGTTCGGGCACAGTGA
- a CDS encoding ESPR-type extended signal peptide-containing protein — protein sequence MNKAYRTIWNNALGAFVAASELDASRGKGKSGAAASVSVCDGAGGGQDASAPHGFSPQVLTVLLLLGLGGWAAQAHAQLSCSSAPYNFYSGSTTCVGFQSTASGGGATAVGYAANSTGINALSFGFQAIAAGVNAIYVGARTAAGTGATAESAIGIGTDVTASGSAAIGVGVDAVSSGNQSTAVGPLAKATGDNGVALGASANAAASGAVALGSGATGSQTNGIAVGSGASASGANAVYLGARTVAGTGSTGTASIAIGTDVTSNADYAAAIGFQAVASGPAAVGVGYTAAASGTHAVAVGFQSIASGLNAVYLGPRSVAGTGATAAGAIGVGTDVTASGPSSLAAGTVSRATAQNAVALGAGAAASGLNALGMMNGSQATGANSIALGSSDTVAQGGASVPATVAGAAASGIRAIAIGSGASSAGSSSIAIGDSAQTGANTDALAMGTSARANAANASAIGNAASALAASTVAIGDGSAVAAAAGVGSFAGGHNSQVLSGTGAVALGQAQTASGNGAVAIGDPNSASGNGAVAVGANNTATGDGAVAQGNGNTANGQGALALGNASNANGASALALGDSAVANQARAIALGAGASASNANDVALGAGSTTAAPHTGTTALYGGTAAGIASAANGVVSVGSAGKERQLQNVAAGVISAASTDAINGSQLNTVVTGVDNLGASTASTLGGGASYSAATGDLSGFSQPVDSVSATGAVSGPTAQTTVAGALSALNTNIDNTANIAVKYDAAGGTKITLGAIGGAGAGSPVTITNMAPAALNATSTDAVNGSQLFATNQQVTANTTAISNINNGGGIKYFHTNSALADSVPTGTDAIAVGPVANAFGNDSIAQGLNAVAGVNGAPTTANDIALGNGAQATGGDSIAQGTGATANTAGAIAIGQTATATGGKAVSIGVGNTANGNGAVAIGDPNSAIGTGAITMGANNTSNGQGAVALGNANAATGQGAVALGNASQANNAGSVAFGDAARVSAAATQGVAIGSGAAVTNAGAVALGAGSTTAAPVGTPGATINGTAYTFAGSTPASTVSVGTVGAERTVTNVAAGRLSSSSTDAVNGSQLYATDQAVDALSSTVTANKTHYYSVNDGGTQGANYANDGATGSDALAAGVGALASGGSSTALGNGAQALANNATAFGLQATASIVGGVAIGSGSVSDRTVLPGVGSIANGSHAIPFNTSDETLLGAVSVGSSTAYRQLTNVADGTQAQDAVTVRQLAGALSSFSVTGTNYFHANSTAADSLAVGAESIAVGPTTVVNGDNGVGVGNGAVVDATAPGGVAIGQQSHSAAADAMALGSGAVASGAQSIAQGANANAANQGGVALGSGAQSTATDAVALGAGASSTFANSVALGSASTTAAAVVTTGVTINGTAYTYAGAAPTSTVSVGSAGHERTVTNVAAGRVSATSTDAVNGSQLYATDQAVSSLSTTVTANKTHYFSVNDGGTQSANYANDGATGTNALAAGVAASAAGANSTALGQGATANHANAVALGSGSTTAAAVATTGDTINGTAYTYAGTAPTSTVSVGNAGNERTVTNVAAGRVNATSTDAVNGSQLYATDQAVDSLASVVTASKTHYYSVNDGGTQGGNYNNDGATGTNALAAGVGATASGVSSFAGGNGAAAQADNALALGALSSASVAGGVAIGSGSVSNRVVLSGIGSIANGTHAIPFNTSDQTLLGAVSFGSAAGNTYRQLTNVADGTQAQDAVTVRQLAGALSSFAVTGQMYFHANSTAADSLAVGAQSIAVGPTTVVNGNNGVGIGNGAIVDATAPGGVAIGESSNAAQADALALGSGAIASGAQSIAQGANAKAANAGGVAIGSGAQSSAIDAVAMGSGANASMANSVALGAGSVTTVGALSNYIAYGLSSPQSSVGEVSIGNRQITGVAAGKAGTDAVNVSQLDAVSTQLTTLINQRTTNSGGSFSSSPGTPTPPASTGSNSSAGGQGASASASNSTAVGNSSQASATGATAVGVGAAASGNNSVALGAGSTDGGRSNVVSVGSLNDTRQVANVAAGTQGTDAVNVDQLNTGLAQANAYTDQRVDQLQSGINSVARNAYSGIAAATALTMIPEVDKDKTLSFGIGTAGFRGYQAVALGGTARITENIKMKAGVGMSPGGTTFGMGAAMQW from the coding sequence ATGAACAAAGCATATCGGACCATCTGGAACAATGCGTTAGGCGCCTTCGTAGCCGCGTCGGAGCTGGACGCGTCGCGCGGCAAGGGAAAGTCAGGAGCGGCTGCCTCCGTCTCCGTATGCGACGGGGCCGGCGGCGGGCAGGATGCTTCGGCGCCGCACGGCTTCAGTCCGCAAGTGCTTACCGTACTGTTGCTATTGGGTTTGGGGGGATGGGCCGCGCAGGCGCATGCGCAGCTGAGCTGCTCGTCGGCGCCCTACAACTTCTATAGCGGCAGCACCACGTGCGTGGGCTTTCAGTCCACAGCCTCTGGCGGCGGAGCCACCGCGGTAGGCTACGCCGCCAACAGTACGGGAATTAACGCCTTGTCTTTCGGCTTTCAGGCCATTGCCGCCGGTGTCAACGCCATTTACGTGGGCGCGCGCACAGCTGCGGGTACGGGCGCGACCGCGGAGTCGGCGATTGGCATCGGCACGGATGTCACCGCCAGCGGCTCGGCTGCCATCGGTGTTGGCGTGGACGCAGTCTCGAGCGGCAACCAGTCGACTGCCGTCGGCCCCTTGGCGAAGGCAACTGGCGATAACGGCGTTGCACTGGGTGCGAGCGCGAACGCTGCCGCGTCGGGCGCCGTCGCGCTGGGCAGCGGAGCCACCGGTTCGCAGACCAACGGTATAGCCGTCGGCTCGGGGGCCAGTGCCTCCGGTGCGAACGCCGTTTATCTGGGCGCGCGCACTGTGGCGGGCACCGGTTCGACCGGAACGGCGTCCATTGCCATTGGCACTGACGTCACCTCTAACGCCGATTATGCCGCTGCGATTGGCTTCCAGGCCGTGGCGAGCGGACCTGCAGCGGTCGGGGTGGGCTATACCGCCGCGGCCTCCGGGACGCATGCTGTCGCTGTTGGTTTTCAGTCCATCGCGAGCGGACTCAATGCCGTTTATCTCGGACCGCGTTCTGTCGCAGGCACGGGCGCAACGGCGGCGGGTGCGATTGGTGTCGGCACGGACGTCACTGCTTCCGGTCCGTCCTCGCTGGCCGCCGGCACAGTGTCCAGAGCCACGGCACAGAATGCCGTGGCTCTGGGAGCGGGCGCCGCCGCCTCAGGGCTCAACGCGCTCGGCATGATGAACGGCTCACAAGCCACTGGTGCTAATTCAATAGCGTTGGGGTCATCCGATACCGTTGCGCAAGGCGGCGCGTCTGTCCCAGCGACGGTGGCGGGTGCCGCGGCGTCGGGCATTCGCGCCATTGCGATTGGCTCTGGCGCGAGCTCGGCTGGCTCCTCGTCCATTGCGATAGGTGATTCGGCTCAGACGGGGGCCAACACCGATGCCCTCGCCATGGGTACCTCCGCGAGGGCTAACGCGGCCAATGCTTCCGCCATCGGCAACGCCGCAAGTGCGCTCGCCGCCTCCACGGTCGCCATCGGCGACGGCAGCGCCGTCGCTGCCGCAGCCGGCGTGGGTTCGTTTGCCGGCGGCCACAACTCTCAGGTACTCAGTGGCACGGGTGCAGTGGCGCTCGGTCAGGCCCAGACCGCCAGCGGCAACGGCGCGGTCGCGATTGGCGATCCCAATTCCGCGAGCGGCAATGGCGCTGTCGCCGTGGGTGCGAACAATACAGCCACGGGCGATGGCGCGGTAGCGCAGGGCAACGGCAATACTGCCAATGGTCAGGGAGCGCTCGCGCTGGGCAACGCGAGCAATGCGAACGGCGCGAGCGCACTGGCGCTCGGCGATTCGGCGGTGGCCAACCAGGCCCGTGCGATTGCGCTGGGTGCCGGCGCGTCAGCCAGCAACGCGAACGACGTCGCGTTGGGCGCGGGCAGTACAACCGCAGCGCCACATACGGGCACCACTGCGCTTTACGGCGGCACGGCGGCCGGCATCGCGAGCGCGGCCAATGGCGTTGTGTCGGTTGGCTCCGCTGGGAAGGAGCGGCAATTGCAGAACGTGGCAGCGGGCGTGATTTCGGCTGCCAGCACGGATGCAATCAACGGCTCGCAACTGAATACCGTTGTCACTGGCGTCGATAATCTCGGCGCGTCGACAGCGAGCACGTTGGGCGGCGGCGCCAGCTATAGCGCCGCGACCGGCGATCTTAGCGGCTTTAGCCAGCCGGTCGACAGCGTCAGCGCTACCGGCGCCGTAAGCGGACCCACGGCGCAGACGACGGTTGCCGGTGCGTTGAGCGCGCTGAATACGAATATCGACAACACGGCCAATATCGCGGTCAAGTACGACGCGGCCGGCGGTACGAAGATCACGCTCGGTGCGATCGGCGGGGCGGGAGCCGGGTCTCCGGTGACCATCACCAACATGGCGCCGGCCGCGTTGAACGCGACGAGCACGGACGCGGTGAACGGCTCCCAACTGTTCGCCACCAACCAGCAGGTAACGGCCAATACCACGGCGATCTCCAACATCAACAATGGCGGCGGGATCAAATATTTCCACACTAATTCGGCGTTGGCGGACAGCGTTCCCACTGGCACCGACGCGATTGCGGTGGGACCGGTCGCCAACGCATTCGGCAACGATTCGATAGCCCAGGGTCTGAATGCGGTGGCCGGCGTGAACGGCGCACCGACGACGGCCAACGACATTGCCCTGGGCAACGGCGCCCAGGCCACGGGCGGCGATTCGATCGCGCAGGGTACCGGGGCAACCGCGAACACGGCCGGCGCCATAGCGATTGGTCAGACGGCAACCGCAACAGGCGGCAAGGCCGTGTCGATCGGCGTGGGCAATACGGCCAACGGTAACGGCGCGGTCGCCATCGGCGATCCGAACTCGGCGATCGGGACCGGTGCGATAACCATGGGCGCGAACAATACGTCCAACGGCCAGGGCGCGGTGGCGCTCGGCAATGCCAATGCGGCGACCGGCCAGGGCGCCGTCGCGCTGGGCAACGCATCGCAAGCGAACAACGCCGGTTCCGTCGCGTTCGGCGACGCCGCAAGGGTGTCGGCCGCGGCGACGCAAGGCGTTGCGATCGGCTCCGGCGCCGCGGTCACCAACGCCGGCGCGGTGGCGCTGGGTGCAGGAAGCACGACTGCCGCGCCGGTGGGGACGCCGGGCGCGACGATCAACGGCACCGCCTACACGTTTGCCGGCTCCACGCCGGCGAGTACGGTGAGCGTTGGCACGGTGGGCGCAGAACGCACCGTGACGAATGTTGCAGCGGGCCGGTTGAGCTCGAGCAGTACCGACGCGGTGAACGGCTCGCAGTTGTATGCGACCGATCAGGCGGTCGACGCGCTGTCCTCGACGGTCACCGCCAACAAGACGCACTACTACAGCGTCAACGACGGTGGCACTCAGGGGGCCAACTACGCCAACGACGGCGCCACCGGCTCCGACGCGCTGGCTGCGGGCGTCGGCGCTCTGGCTTCGGGGGGCAGCAGTACGGCACTGGGCAACGGCGCCCAGGCGTTGGCGAACAACGCAACCGCATTCGGCCTGCAGGCGACTGCTTCGATCGTCGGCGGCGTGGCGATCGGGTCGGGATCGGTTTCGGATCGCACCGTTCTGCCCGGCGTCGGATCGATCGCCAACGGTTCCCACGCGATTCCGTTCAACACCTCCGACGAGACCTTGCTGGGCGCAGTGTCCGTCGGCAGCAGCACCGCCTACCGACAGTTGACCAACGTCGCCGACGGCACTCAGGCGCAAGACGCGGTCACCGTCAGGCAACTCGCTGGCGCATTGTCATCGTTCTCGGTGACGGGCACGAACTATTTTCACGCGAATTCGACAGCGGCCGATTCGCTCGCCGTGGGCGCGGAGTCGATCGCTGTCGGACCGACGACGGTCGTCAACGGAGACAACGGCGTCGGTGTCGGCAACGGGGCGGTGGTCGATGCAACGGCGCCCGGCGGCGTCGCGATCGGCCAGCAATCGCATTCGGCCGCGGCCGACGCAATGGCGCTCGGCAGCGGCGCGGTCGCGAGCGGCGCGCAATCGATTGCGCAGGGCGCCAACGCGAATGCCGCTAATCAGGGCGGTGTAGCTCTGGGTTCAGGCGCGCAGAGTACCGCCACGGACGCTGTAGCGCTCGGTGCCGGCGCGAGCTCGACGTTCGCCAATAGCGTGGCGCTGGGCAGCGCTTCGACCACGGCCGCAGCGGTGGTGACGACAGGAGTCACGATCAACGGTACGGCTTATACATACGCCGGTGCTGCTCCGACGAGCACGGTGAGCGTGGGCAGCGCGGGTCACGAGCGCACGGTGACCAACGTGGCGGCAGGCCGGGTAAGCGCGACCAGTACCGACGCGGTGAACGGCTCGCAGCTGTACGCGACGGATCAGGCAGTCAGCAGTCTGTCCACGACGGTAACCGCCAACAAGACGCACTACTTCAGCGTCAATGACGGCGGTACTCAGAGCGCCAACTACGCCAACGACGGCGCCACCGGCACCAACGCGCTTGCGGCAGGCGTGGCGGCCAGCGCGGCCGGCGCCAACAGCACGGCCCTGGGTCAGGGCGCGACGGCCAATCATGCCAATGCCGTTGCGCTGGGCAGCGGTTCGACCACGGCTGCGGCAGTGGCAACAACCGGCGACACGATCAACGGCACGGCCTACACGTACGCCGGTACTGCCCCCACGAGCACGGTGAGCGTGGGCAATGCGGGTAACGAGCGCACGGTGACCAACGTGGCGGCAGGCCGGGTGAACGCGACCAGTACCGACGCGGTGAACGGCTCGCAGCTGTACGCGACGGATCAGGCGGTCGACAGCCTCGCCAGCGTGGTGACGGCCAGTAAGACGCACTATTACAGTGTCAACGATGGCGGCACGCAGGGCGGCAACTACAACAACGATGGCGCCACCGGCACCAATGCGCTGGCGGCGGGGGTGGGGGCGACGGCAAGCGGCGTGAGCAGCTTCGCCGGCGGCAACGGGGCTGCCGCGCAGGCGGACAACGCGCTTGCGCTGGGCGCGCTATCTAGTGCCTCGGTGGCGGGCGGGGTCGCTATCGGCTCCGGCTCGGTGTCCAATCGCGTGGTTCTGTCGGGCATCGGTTCCATTGCGAATGGCACCCATGCGATTCCCTTCAACACGTCGGATCAAACGCTGCTCGGCGCAGTGTCTTTCGGCAGCGCAGCCGGCAACACCTATCGCCAGTTGACCAACGTCGCGGACGGCACGCAGGCACAAGACGCGGTCACCGTCAGGCAGCTTGCCGGTGCGCTGTCATCGTTCGCCGTGACCGGACAGATGTACTTTCACGCGAATTCGACGGCGGCAGATTCGCTGGCGGTCGGCGCGCAGTCGATTGCGGTCGGGCCGACAACGGTGGTCAACGGTAACAACGGCGTGGGTATCGGCAACGGCGCCATAGTCGATGCGACGGCGCCCGGCGGCGTCGCGATCGGCGAAAGCTCGAACGCGGCCCAGGCCGACGCGCTTGCGCTCGGCAGTGGCGCCATCGCAAGTGGTGCCCAGTCGATCGCCCAAGGAGCGAACGCCAAGGCTGCGAATGCAGGTGGCGTTGCTATCGGCTCGGGGGCGCAAAGCAGCGCCATCGATGCGGTCGCGATGGGTTCAGGCGCAAACGCGTCAATGGCAAACAGTGTCGCGCTGGGCGCAGGATCGGTGACCACCGTTGGCGCGTTAAGCAACTACATCGCGTACGGGTTGAGCAGTCCGCAGTCGTCCGTGGGCGAGGTCAGTATCGGCAACCGGCAGATCACCGGCGTGGCCGCCGGCAAGGCTGGAACTGATGCGGTGAACGTCTCGCAGCTGGATGCGGTGTCCACCCAGTTGACCACGCTGATCAACCAACGGACCACCAACAGCGGCGGCAGCTTCTCCTCCTCGCCCGGGACGCCTACGCCACCGGCTTCCACGGGATCGAATTCGTCGGCGGGTGGACAAGGCGCGTCGGCATCGGCCTCCAATAGCACTGCGGTCGGCAACAGTTCGCAAGCCAGCGCGACCGGCGCGACCGCGGTGGGTGTCGGCGCAGCCGCGAGTGGCAATAACTCGGTGGCGCTGGGGGCCGGCAGCACGGACGGAGGCCGAAGCAACGTGGTATCCGTCGGCTCACTTAACGATACGCGGCAGGTGGCGAATGTCGCTGCGGGAACGCAGGGGACGGACGCAGTCAACGTCGACCAGCTCAATACCGGGCTTGCGCAGGCCAATGCCTATACCGATCAACGGGTGGACCAGTTGCAATCGGGAATCAACTCCGTCGCGCGCAATGCCTATTCCGGCATCGCCGCAGCGACGGCATTGACAATGATTCCGGAGGTCGACAAGGACAAAACCCTGTCATTTGGCATCGGCACCGCGGGGTTCCGCGGTTATCAGGCCGTCGCGCTGGGCGGAACGGCTCGTATCACCGAGAACATCAAGATGAAAGCAGGCGTTGGTATGAGCCCGGGCGGCACGACCTTCGGAATGGGTGCGGCCATGCAATGGTAG
- a CDS encoding YadA family autotransporter adhesin produces MNKSRYKLVWNRRVGALVAAAGTQCGVQGEAGQAEMGQVGRPPRSKVALAVLTVLTLSAGYAHADNLAVGGEVGATTATIGGATAPSASTGGTNPAVAGDASNTSQNTAVGINVTANGGAATALGDTVTASGRNATAVGSNSVATGNQAVAFGGGASAANLNSTAIGALAHTTAEFSTAVGTNSSAVGGTAVGFQANASAADATSIGVDSVASGIGSVAVSRAQATAQNAIAIGENASAVDVNSVAVGAGSNASGNSAMAVGLAAKASGGSAVALGNASVASGGSAIAVGQSSTASSNTSVAVGFGANAASANAIALGTVTQATGLNSIAIGNAAAASTAESTALGSGAVTRAATNVSSVTLNGVTFGGFAGATPTGVVSIGAVGQEHQLQNVAAGQISATSTDAVNGSQLFSIASQVSALSTNLASITTTVVKISTSGSNGTTTDGTDTAVGKNSVVSVSNGTAVGNGANVSGQDGTAIGTNATATAARATAIGTNSKVTGTDSTAIGTNSQASANNSVALGANSVADRDNTVSVGAPGAERQITNVADGTAPTDAVNVRQLNGAIDSVRDDMQKYRRDASAGTASAIAMANLPQAVLPGEKVVALAGGNYGGQSAMAVGLSVATQKWMVKGSVTTGVSGHGSVGAGAGVGYRW; encoded by the coding sequence ATGAACAAGAGCCGATATAAGTTGGTTTGGAATCGTCGAGTTGGCGCGCTGGTCGCGGCAGCCGGGACGCAGTGCGGTGTGCAGGGCGAAGCAGGGCAAGCGGAAATGGGCCAGGTTGGTCGTCCGCCGAGGTCGAAAGTCGCGCTCGCTGTACTGACGGTGCTCACGCTCTCGGCGGGATATGCGCATGCAGATAACCTGGCTGTTGGCGGCGAGGTCGGCGCGACGACTGCGACGATAGGAGGTGCTACGGCTCCGTCCGCGAGTACAGGTGGGACCAATCCCGCTGTAGCTGGTGACGCGAGCAACACCAGCCAGAATACGGCGGTCGGGATCAATGTCACCGCTAATGGCGGAGCCGCAACCGCTCTGGGGGATACGGTAACGGCAAGCGGCAGGAATGCCACGGCAGTTGGTTCAAATTCGGTCGCGACCGGCAATCAGGCAGTAGCTTTCGGCGGTGGGGCGAGCGCGGCGAATCTCAACTCGACGGCGATTGGTGCGCTGGCACACACTACTGCGGAGTTCTCAACGGCGGTCGGCACCAATAGTTCAGCCGTTGGCGGAACGGCGGTGGGTTTTCAGGCGAACGCAAGCGCGGCTGACGCTACGTCCATAGGTGTGGATTCCGTTGCATCTGGGATCGGTAGCGTTGCCGTTTCCCGCGCACAGGCAACTGCCCAGAACGCAATCGCTATTGGTGAGAATGCCTCGGCAGTTGATGTGAATTCCGTAGCGGTAGGAGCCGGGTCGAACGCAAGCGGCAATAGCGCAATGGCAGTGGGTCTTGCCGCAAAGGCGAGCGGCGGTAGCGCGGTGGCGCTTGGTAACGCCAGTGTGGCGAGCGGCGGATCGGCCATTGCAGTTGGTCAGTCGTCAACCGCATCGTCAAACACGTCCGTTGCGGTGGGTTTCGGGGCGAATGCCGCATCGGCCAATGCGATCGCGCTGGGTACTGTCACACAGGCGACGGGCTTAAATTCAATCGCGATCGGTAACGCAGCCGCGGCGTCGACCGCTGAATCGACGGCGCTTGGTTCCGGCGCGGTTACGCGCGCGGCAACGAACGTAAGCAGCGTCACGCTGAACGGCGTCACCTTTGGTGGCTTCGCGGGTGCAACGCCGACCGGTGTCGTGAGTATCGGCGCGGTGGGTCAGGAACATCAGTTGCAAAATGTCGCCGCAGGTCAAATCAGCGCCACCAGCACGGATGCGGTGAACGGCTCGCAGCTTTTCTCGATTGCATCGCAGGTTTCGGCACTATCGACGAATCTGGCGTCAATCACCACTACCGTCGTCAAGATCTCGACATCCGGCTCGAATGGCACGACCACTGACGGTACCGATACTGCAGTGGGTAAAAATTCGGTGGTGTCAGTATCGAACGGAACCGCTGTCGGCAACGGTGCGAACGTTTCGGGTCAAGATGGTACGGCAATCGGCACGAACGCGACGGCCACGGCTGCACGTGCAACCGCCATCGGCACCAATTCCAAAGTCACAGGCACGGATTCGACTGCAATCGGCACCAATAGCCAGGCCAGCGCGAACAATTCGGTTGCCCTGGGTGCAAATTCAGTCGCAGACCGGGACAACACGGTTTCGGTCGGTGCGCCGGGTGCTGAGCGTCAGATTACCAACGTTGCGGACGGTACGGCTCCGACTGACGCAGTCAACGTGCGACAGCTGAATGGTGCAATCGACAGCGTTCGCGATGACATGCAGAAATATCGTCGTGACGCGAGCGCTGGTACAGCGTCCGCAATCGCCATGGCGAATTTGCCGCAAGCTGTGTTGCCGGGTGAGAAGGTTGTAGCACTCGCAGGCGGCAACTACGGTGGACAATCCGCGATGGCTGTGGGGCTGTCGGTCGCGACGCAGAAGTGGATGGTTAAAGGTTCGGTCACGACGGGCGTTTCAGGTCACGGTTCCGTGGGCGCGGGCGCGGGCGTTGGCTACCGCTGGTAA
- a CDS encoding response regulator transcription factor — MSPRNSALTDAHLLLVDDQPDQLRLLIDVLRNAGCRISVGFDGSQAYQRALAISPDLILMDVRMPRMDGFAACRLLAADPRTSAIPVIFLTVARDLHDRINGLEIGGVDYVLKPFEPDEVLARIRVHLARTRGNRYADQEGSVVDFTGSSVIVRAAVRHLSQRLSDAPTVEQLARLVGTNEKRLSRAFRDNLGKTVFEYLRDERLRIAQKLLSSTSLSIASIGEEIGFSSAANFATAFRERFGMPPSTYREEIRGRDLADTAESTLEAE, encoded by the coding sequence ATGTCGCCCCGAAACAGTGCCCTCACGGACGCCCACCTTCTTCTGGTGGACGACCAGCCAGACCAGCTTCGATTGCTAATTGATGTGCTGCGCAACGCTGGATGCCGGATCAGCGTCGGATTCGACGGGTCACAGGCTTATCAACGAGCCCTGGCGATTTCGCCCGACCTGATCCTGATGGACGTACGAATGCCCCGCATGGACGGATTCGCCGCCTGCCGGCTGCTTGCTGCGGACCCTCGCACCTCTGCGATTCCGGTCATATTCCTCACCGTGGCCAGAGACCTTCACGATCGGATCAACGGTCTGGAAATCGGGGGCGTGGACTACGTGCTGAAGCCTTTCGAGCCGGACGAGGTACTTGCACGGATTCGCGTTCACCTCGCCCGGACACGCGGCAACCGGTATGCCGATCAAGAAGGTTCCGTTGTGGACTTCACGGGCAGCAGCGTTATCGTTCGTGCGGCGGTTCGGCATCTATCGCAGCGGTTGAGTGACGCCCCGACGGTCGAACAACTCGCGCGCCTGGTCGGGACCAATGAAAAACGACTGTCGCGTGCGTTCAGGGACAACCTTGGCAAGACAGTATTCGAGTATCTCCGGGACGAGCGGCTGCGGATTGCACAAAAGCTGTTGAGCAGCACGTCATTGAGTATCGCCAGCATTGGCGAAGAGATTGGCTTTTCTAGTGCCGCCAATTTTGCTACGGCGTTTCGAGAACGATTCGGCATGCCCCCGTCGACCTATCGGGAGGAAATTCGCGGCAGGGATCTGGCCGACACCGCGGAATCCACCCTCGAGGCAGAGTGA